In the Nitrospinota bacterium genome, one interval contains:
- a CDS encoding SDR family oxidoreductase, with product MPTAIVTGGAIRIGRAMALHLARKGFNIALLYHSSGTASEETIAEARSHGIQCQGYAVDLRSLKESELLVDKIVKDFDDLELLINSAANFIQENVEQTQLDTLVDTFNLNLMAPYLLMREYKRKVNKGLIVNILDERVARTLPAFAAYSVSKVGLKHLTELAAVEWGKTIRVNGIAPGLILPPQGGPPDYLEKAAVQVPTGTHGNLDDLLKALDYLMENNFVNGETLFVDGGESL from the coding sequence GTGCCAACAGCCATTGTGACAGGAGGAGCGATTCGCATAGGCCGGGCGATGGCTCTGCATCTGGCCCGTAAAGGGTTCAACATCGCCCTGCTTTATCACAGTTCGGGAACTGCAAGCGAAGAAACCATCGCCGAGGCCCGGTCTCACGGAATTCAGTGTCAGGGTTATGCGGTAGACCTGAGGAGTCTTAAAGAGTCCGAGTTGCTGGTTGATAAGATCGTTAAAGATTTCGATGATTTAGAGCTGTTGATCAACTCCGCGGCAAACTTTATTCAGGAAAACGTCGAGCAAACGCAGCTTGATACGCTGGTCGATACTTTCAACCTCAACCTCATGGCACCTTATTTACTAATGCGCGAGTACAAGCGCAAAGTGAACAAAGGTTTGATCGTCAACATTCTTGATGAACGTGTGGCCAGAACACTGCCAGCCTTCGCGGCTTATTCTGTCAGCAAAGTGGGCTTGAAACATTTAACAGAGCTGGCCGCGGTGGAGTGGGGAAAAACCATCCGGGTCAACGGCATAGCGCCGGGACTCATCCTGCCGCCACAGGGTGGGCCCCCTGATTATCTGGAAAAAGCCGCGGTGCAAGTTCCCACAGGCACTCATGGCAACCTGGACGATCTTCTTAAGGCACTGGATTACCTGATGGAAAATAACTTTGTGAATGGTGAAACCCTTTTCGTGGACGGTGGCGAGTCTCTCTAG
- the queC gene encoding 7-cyano-7-deazaguanine synthase QueC — MKSVVLLSGGLDSTTTLAIAKKKGFELYCLTFDYGQRHRIELDRAGNIARHFGAIDHQIVNIDLRQFGGSALTDSIDIPTGRSQKEIASEIPITYVPARNTIFLSFCLAYAEVKEANDIFIGVNAVDYSGYPDCRPEFIKAFETLANLATKVGVEGEQPIKIHTPLIELTKAEIIKKGLGLGVDYSLTHSCYDPTEGGLSCGACDSCQLRLKGFEEAGVEDPLIYKIP; from the coding sequence ATGAAATCAGTAGTTTTATTGAGTGGCGGCCTGGATTCCACCACCACTTTGGCCATAGCCAAAAAAAAGGGGTTTGAGCTTTACTGCCTCACCTTCGATTACGGTCAACGTCATCGTATTGAGCTGGACCGGGCAGGTAATATTGCCCGGCATTTTGGAGCCATCGACCATCAAATTGTCAATATAGACCTTCGCCAGTTCGGCGGCTCGGCTTTGACCGATTCCATTGATATACCAACAGGTCGGAGCCAAAAGGAAATTGCGTCTGAAATTCCCATCACTTATGTTCCCGCGCGCAACACAATCTTCCTGTCATTTTGTCTGGCTTATGCGGAGGTTAAAGAGGCCAACGACATTTTTATAGGTGTCAACGCTGTTGACTATAGTGGTTATCCCGATTGCCGACCCGAATTTATCAAAGCGTTTGAAACGCTCGCCAACCTGGCGACTAAAGTTGGCGTGGAAGGAGAACAACCTATTAAAATTCATACTCCCCTGATCGAACTCACTAAAGCTGAAATCATAAAAAAAGGTTTGGGACTGGGAGTGGATTATTCCTTAACCCATAGTTGTTATGATCCTACAGAGGGCGGGCTGTCATGCGGTGCGTGCGACAGTTGTCAACTTCGGCTGAAAGGGTTTGAGGAAGCGGGGGTTGAAGACCCATTGATTTATAAAATCCCATGA
- a CDS encoding GIY-YIG nuclease family protein, with amino-acid sequence MNVIARSLRATKQSRSNEKTLYLYHANKRNGTLYTGVTSDLVKRVHKHKNAAVERFAKKYDCKLLVYYESHESMDSAITREKQIKAGSREKKLELIEEMNPDWEDL; translated from the coding sequence ATGAACGTCATTGCGAGGAGCCTACGGGCGACGAAGCAATCCAGATCAAATGAAAAAACCCTCTATTTATATCATGCAAACAAAAGAAACGGCACTCTTTATACTGGCGTGACGAGTGATCTTGTAAAGCGAGTCCACAAACATAAAAATGCTGCTGTAGAAAGGTTTGCAAAAAAATATGATTGCAAGCTACTAGTCTATTACGAATCACATGAGAGTATGGACAGTGCTATAACTCGTGAAAAACAGATCAAGGCTGGTTCACGCGAGAAGAAACTTGAGTTAATAGAAGAAATGAATCCTGATTGGGAAGATCTTTAG
- a CDS encoding RluA family pseudouridine synthase, translating to MEQYEFEVGSSSSRERLDIFLSEQLKEISRSRLKKLISENKVTVNKISRPAGYKVREGDQIMVRVPPPVPLDTTAEPIPLNIIFEDEHLISLDKPAGLVIHPAPGHSSGTLVNALLHHCKNLSGIGGVERPGIVHRLDKDTSGLVLVAKTESAHNNLAAQFKKREIRKEYLAIVKGNVKKDSGSIQTSIGRHKVHRKKMDTKTPNGREASTDYEVVHRCKNWSFLRLWPKTGRTHQIRVHLASIHHPIIGDQLYGGKSVDLKMPRQALHAHTLKLKHPATGLDLIFQASIPKDMIDFLQSIGYDPTGKIDTP from the coding sequence ATGGAACAATATGAATTCGAGGTAGGTTCTTCCTCCAGTAGAGAGAGGTTGGATATATTTCTTTCAGAACAACTGAAAGAGATCAGTCGTTCACGGTTAAAAAAACTGATTTCTGAAAACAAGGTAACTGTCAACAAGATTAGCCGACCAGCGGGTTACAAAGTTCGAGAAGGAGACCAGATCATGGTCCGGGTTCCTCCTCCTGTTCCCCTTGACACTACCGCGGAACCCATACCCCTTAATATTATTTTTGAAGATGAGCACTTGATCTCATTGGATAAACCTGCGGGACTTGTCATTCACCCTGCGCCGGGACATTCTTCGGGAACGCTGGTCAACGCCTTACTGCACCATTGTAAAAACCTGTCTGGAATAGGAGGAGTAGAACGACCCGGTATCGTCCACCGGCTTGACAAGGACACTTCAGGATTGGTCCTGGTTGCCAAAACCGAATCTGCCCACAATAATCTAGCGGCACAATTTAAAAAACGTGAAATACGCAAAGAATATCTGGCGATCGTAAAAGGGAATGTAAAAAAAGATTCGGGCTCGATTCAAACCAGCATCGGCCGCCATAAGGTTCATCGTAAAAAAATGGACACAAAAACCCCAAATGGCCGTGAAGCTTCTACAGATTATGAAGTTGTGCACCGATGCAAAAACTGGTCATTTCTGAGGCTTTGGCCCAAAACAGGCAGAACCCATCAGATTCGGGTTCATTTAGCTTCAATCCATCACCCCATAATCGGGGATCAGCTATATGGAGGAAAATCAGTCGATCTCAAGATGCCCAGGCAAGCCTTGCATGCCCATACACTCAAATTGAAACACCCGGCTACAGGTTTGGATCTTATTTTTCAGGCTTCAATCCCAAAAGATATGATTGATTTCCTACAATCCATAGGATACGACCCTACAGGAAAAATTGACACCCCATAA
- the moaB gene encoding molybdenum cofactor biosynthesis protein B: MSEKKCVNIAVLTVSDTRTEEDDKSGKILVDRIKDAGHNLVEKKIIKDEKALLQEQLKKWINSPEVDAVIATGGTGVTGRDITPEAFEELYEKSIPGFGELFRMLSYETIRTSSLQSRCTAGVANGTFLFALPGSTGACKDGWDQILVHQLDSTHKPCNLVELMPRLLEK, from the coding sequence ATGAGTGAGAAAAAATGTGTGAACATAGCCGTGTTAACGGTTTCTGATACTCGCACGGAAGAGGATGACAAGTCTGGCAAGATTTTAGTCGACAGGATCAAAGACGCTGGACATAATCTGGTGGAAAAGAAAATTATTAAAGATGAGAAAGCATTGCTTCAGGAGCAATTAAAAAAATGGATCAACAGTCCTGAAGTCGATGCGGTGATTGCTACAGGTGGCACAGGTGTTACAGGTCGCGATATCACTCCCGAAGCTTTTGAGGAGTTATATGAAAAATCTATCCCGGGGTTCGGTGAACTGTTCCGCATGTTGAGTTATGAAACCATCCGGACATCGAGTCTGCAATCCCGATGTACTGCGGGGGTCGCCAACGGAACTTTTTTATTCGCTTTGCCAGGTTCTACCGGAGCCTGCAAAGACGGTTGGGACCAGATTCTTGTTCACCAGCTGGACAGCACCCACAAACCCTGTAATCTGGTAGAACTCATGCCGCGCCTTCTCGAAAAATAA